The following nucleotide sequence is from Phaenicophaeus curvirostris isolate KB17595 chromosome 12, BPBGC_Pcur_1.0, whole genome shotgun sequence.
AGAGATGCTGGTACTGACCAACGTAGTTCTGGCATTATTCGTCTTCACACAATAAAACAGATAATCGATAGAGTAAGTCTTTTATTGTCACAGTACTTTAGCACAAAAAGAGTAAAACTGGTATCATCAAGTAAAGTGATGGGTGTTGTAAATTTAGAATAATAAATAAGGAGTTTGTTTGCTTTAGAAGTAACTTTCTCATCTTTCTATTGGTGAATTAAAAACCACcatcccttttcttctccataatAATAAGTGCAGCAATTCTAGGCTTCGTTCCAGGGTGTGTTGTCCTCTCTCCATTAAGGCTGTTTTAAGCTCTTTCCTAATTCACTCAAAGCCATGGTGTGACATTACAGCTAGGAGTTGTTACTTCATTTATGGAGTCCTTGGTCTTCCCCTACCCAAATTACAAATTAATAAGTTGACATCCTTTTTTTGTGCAAGGACTAGAGGAAGGGATCCTTCAATCTCGCTTCCTTAATATCCTTAAAACATCTGATATTAGGTCATGATAGAAGGGGCTCTCTACTGCTcaccttcttttttcctttaaaacctCCTTACTTTGAGGAGGCTTTTCTTAATTATTAAAAAGTTCAGTTATGTAGTCAGTCCTATAGTTCAGTATGTTTATGCATATGAAACATGGTATTGGAACTGGTTTGGTTTCTGTCATTCTATTGTTCAAAtaggaaaagaatttaaatCAATACTTGAAACAATGAATTCGGTAAATGTAATACCAAACAAATTTGTGGAGAATGTTTAAAAACCAGATTGCATAAGTGATTCATTTTCTTGCCTCTGTCCTTTTTATCACAACAGGACAAACATGCTCTGTTAGATGTCACTCCTAATGCAGTGGACCGTCTGAATTATGCCCAGTGGTATCCTATTGTAGTGTTCCTAAACCCTGACTCTAAGCAGGGTGTGAAGACCATGAGAATGAGGTTGTGCCCAGAGTCACGAAAAAGTGCCAGGAAGCTGTACGAAAGAGCTCACAAGCTACGCAAAAATAATCACCATCTCTTTACAAGTAAGTAACCTGGCAAATCAATCAGATGCATCTGAGAGGGTGGTGGGATGAGTGTAACTGCCAGACTCTTCTGTATGTGGACTAACTCAACCAATTGTTGCCTGGTTCAGGCCAATTCAAAACCAAATAGTTCATTTCTCGTGTGCATCATTTGCATGTGACTGCACAAACATAAAGCAATTTGAAACATAAGATGACATTACTAATAGATCTGATGGCTTTGTGGGATCATTAGCCAAAATCAAACATTTGAATAAATAGgaagataatttaatttttttgtgtgggTGGCTAAATGGAAGCCTTACTTCAGTTGAAGCTGCTGTTAACTCAGTATTTGCTGTGGGATAAAATTTCCGAAACCACATCAGGCCTTAAGGTTGCTTTGAATACTAACATTTACTTCCCTATTTAAGTCTAATGTCTTTAACCTACCAGTTTGTTGTTTCTGTTACTGCTGGTACAGATCTTTCTTATAGCTTTGCAGAAATTCTAACTAACCTACTGTACTTCCAGCTACCATTAACTTGAATTCAATGAATGATGGATGGTATGGAGCTCTAAAGGAGGCAATTCAGCAGCAACAGAACCAACTAGTGTGGGTTTCAGAAGGAAAGGTAAGAAAATGTTTGGGGAGAAATGATGGAACAgtgtttgagggttttttttgttcactcATTCTGATTGGTATAACAGATTTGGGCAGATACTTGTGGAAttaagtgttttccttttttcctcctcattttatCTATCATTTGAAGATCTAAAGCAGTAATGCCTCATGGCTGTCTTAACTGCTCAAAACTGATTTATGCGGTTATTCCATTAATGAGAGCTGTACAGTTTTCCTTGTGCATGTAATGGCGTAGTAAGAAAGAGCATTTGCCCATTGACACTGTGAACTGGAGGATATAGTattgctttgaagactttgtgGTGATTGGATGCTTTTTCATGAAAACTTCTGGGTGTTTTGATGCATTGGTACTAGAGACTGGAATTGCATGTTGccagattatttttctgctgataTAAAAGGGGCATATCGATGTTCTTTCTGACCTTCGAGAACTGCGTTCTCTCAGTTCTTGCCTTCTCAAGCTGCTTGATATGCTACATACAGTTAGTAAGTCCTCTTGAAGAACCGATACCAAGAAAAGTGCCAACTAGAAGTAGGCAATGGATCGGCTATTGCTGTGTATTTCTTTGGTATTTGGATTGCTTGTTTCTGTTCAGATTGAGCTCCTTTCACCTCCTTACATCTACCATCAAGTTAATGATTCCAGTATCATGATACCACTTTACACTGCAGCCTTGTGTCTTTCTAGACACTTTGATTTTCCTGGACACTGAGCTCTCTCCTCCCTTACACTTGACAGTCATGTGACCCCTTAGTAAAATTATTCAGAGAGCTCTAGACTGCAGAAAAGGTGTCAGCTGTAAGCTTGGAGTCTTCAACAATTAAAACCTGATTTCTCCTTCTGTGTTGTACTCAGAATTGTTGAATTCTCATACTGTTGCTGTGCTACTGAATTTGGAATATAGCTAACTCCTTTAACTAAAAGGCTTTCTGTTGTGGTTCAGAACAAGATACGTACGTTCTATTTGTTTGCTTCttaaattcacaaaaaaaaacttCCTAGCAGCAGCATTCCTTAAAAGGTtgcaactagatgatctttaaggcctcttccaatccaaacaattctgtgattctatttcaATAAATGTGTACTCTAATTTTGTTTGACACAGGCAGATGGTGCTACAAGTGATGACCTTGATTTACACGATGACCGCCTTTCTTACCTCTCTGCTCCTGGTAGTGAATATTCTATGTACAGCACAGACAGCAGACACACATCTGACTATGAAGACACGGATACAGAAGGAGGTGCCTATACGGATCAAGAACTGGATGAAACTCTGAACGACGAGGTTGGGACTCCTCCTGAATCTGCTATTACACGTTCTTCTGAACCTGTTAGAGAGGATTCTTCTGGAATGCATCATGAAACTCAAACTTATCCTACTTATGCATCTCAAGCTCAGCCACAGCCAAATCTCAGAATAGATTCTTCAGGATTTAAAACTACTACTTCCCAGCCGGTAAGAAAGTACATTTCATATGCTGACCCCTATACATTGACTTTAGGTTGCAAGTTCTCTTGAACAAGAAATCTGTTCATAGGCTGCTTACCAGTGTTGTGAGTGTATGCAAAAGTGTCAAGAGCAAGAGCATGTTATGATGAATTGGAGAATCAGATTGCCGTACTGGTTTTAGTGACTTATTCTGACAGGAGGGGAATTGAAGTACCATTCTACTTTCATTAgatgttttgcctttttaatcTTCAAGATAATGTATTTCTGGAAGTGCTAATGCATGATACTTGCAGTACATTTCATTCTACATCTAGCTGCATTGATCGAAGCATCATTTAAGTTATTTTGATATAAATCAAAAAGTCATGCAGTGATTCAATAGCggtatatttaaattattttaaacacttcacagaaagcagaagcCTCACCTGCAGTCCCTTACCTTTCCCCGTCGCCTGAATCAAACCCTGCAACCTCATCAGCCTCTGCAGTAAATGCTAATGTAAACCTAACTAATGTCAGACTGGAGGAGCCTACCGCTGCTCCTTACAACTCTTACCAGCCACAAGCGGGCCCCTTAAGAACATCAAGTACTGAGGGAGCTCATATGGTCCTAAGGGATCGAGAACCATCACCCTTATCGCCGCATATAGATCCAGCAAAGGTACCTGTGCCACACTTGCGCTGATTTCCTGCTATACATCGAGCTAGCACATGATCTTTTTGGTTTGCCCTTATTTGAAGAattccttctgattttttttttttctgtaataaatcaTGCAGGTTACAAAGCAGTGCATCTGAATTGCTAAGCATCATCTAATGTTTTGTGTGCATGGCTTCAAACTACATACTTTTCACTTGTCAAAAAGATGACATTAAAGAGGACTGCattctgtattttgattttactGTACGCGTGACTTCTTTAGCTTGTCAATGTTGTGCTCTTTATTAATGAGTCCTTGAAAAAACCcgttttttcctgaaatgacAATAGCTCtttgtacattttttaaatcattccAGTTCATTAATTATGAAGATGAATCCAGTTTGTTGGGTGACCTTATATGTCCCCAGCAATGCTAGAACTAACTTAAATACGTAAATTGATTTACTTCCACTCTTCTTACCCTCTGCAAAAAAGCCTGTGTGCCTCCTGCCCAACACCAAACCCCAAAGATGAGAGACTAACTTTCTTTCCCTGTTAATCTGCTTATGTGTTTTTGCTTAAAACTAGGACTAGAAGGGATCTCTTGAATCACAAGTTCAGCTTCCTGTGATTGCAAACAACTGCATCAAATGATTCAGcttcaacaaaataaagcaaatatttaaaccCAAAGCTTATTTAAAACATTGCATTTCAAATGTGGTTGCAGTTACTCTTCGGTTTAACTGATAACTATGCCCCTCTCTAACAGGTATTCCGAAAGGATCCATACATCAATGAAGAAGCATCCAGACAAACCTATGTCTTAAAACAGGGAGCAATTAATCACCCAGTTCAGAGACAGGAAAGGGACCCAAATCTGATCTATGAATCACAGGCTCAGTATGCAGAAAAACAACCGAGTCGGGACTATGAACAGTCAGCTTATAGGTATGACTCTACAAACTATGTAGATCAATTTTCTCGTGGTTACGACCCTCGCCTACATTATGATGACCGTGTGCCTCCCTATGAGGAGCACTGGGCATATTATGATGAAAAACAGCCCTACAACCAAACAAGAACAGCTTATGAAAACCAGCCTCCTAGGGATCTTGATTCCAGACAAAATATTGAAGAGAGCACAGAACGCAGCTATTATCCAGCACAACCTCGTTTTGAGGAACCCCCTCCAATGAGCTATGATAGCAGACCTCGCTATGAGCATGCGCCCAAGAACTTCAGCTTACCACAAGTGCGATATGAAGATCAACATACTGTTGGGTATGATGCGCATGGTAGATACAAACAAGAAACTCAGCCATACCAGTCAGCCATATCTCGATCTCCTGAACCGAAGCAGTACTTCGACCCACATATAAGGGGCTATGAACAAGGTCCCCCTCAAGCTTATAATGCTAAACCTGGACAATATGAGCCCTCTCATAGTACTTCAAgtgtttctcttcctcctcccccttcatcACAAACCAAACCGGAAGTTTTGCCTTCTAATAGTAAACCACTGCCTACACCACCATCTCtagcagaggaagaagaagatcCAGCCATGAAACCACAGTCTGTGCGAAGTAGGGTTAAGATATTTGAAAGGAGGAGGTCACCGTCTTTGGAAAAAATTAAGGACCCAAGTGATACACCAAGTGTCAAGGTAAgtgatttatgtttttttaattcctgcttTTTGCTAATGAGACCAAATTGCAAGAAGTAAAATACTGTCTTGTAAAGAAAGCTTTGGAGCTTGTGGAATTGTCTCTTGACAACTTAACTGTGGTATGTTTATAAGTAGAAGCTGAAAACTTCTGTGGAAGCGCTGAAGGGGATCTTGCATGCTGAAAACTCTTCCAATTCATATTTCACTACTATTTCTTTCTGGTTTGCCTTTTGGGGAAAGGGGCATGCAGTTTTTGTGTAAAAAAACCTAACTGTTCTATCTTTCTAAATGTTAGAACCTTAAGACAAtgtgctgtgcttttctttacAGCCTCCAGAACTAGCACCTAAGCCTGTACTCACATCTGTGGGTGGCCCAAAACCAACTTCTCAAAGCCAGTATGAACACGACAAAACAAGTTACAGGTAGATGCACAACTGATTgattatgttttgttttcaatatgAGATTAGAATattcagaaaacacattttagagTTTCAAACTGTAAACTGCAGAGTGGAGATTCAGAGTTTATCAGTGTGATTTCTGTTGCGGTAGTAAGGCATAACATCAGTTCTCATGGATGTGTTATCTGGGAAGTGAGGGGAGGACGTGGTAtgctttttttggctttttgaaGAAACTCAGTCGATGTGTCCAtcttactatttttttctatatttaattgaaataattcaaaagtaaaacagaagaaaaggtaAGGTGAAAGGGAAATAAGGATTTTCTTCATGCTATGTCACAGCTCTCTAACTGCCATGCAgcataagttaaaaaaaaaaaaaaggcaaggcatTAATTTGTAAGAATTTCATTTTGGTTGTGTTATTACTAGCTAGGTTGTGAGAGTTTTAATTCAGGTACTAAAGCTTGTTCAACTGTATTTTATTGTTCTTGGTTAGGGCTCCAGAACCACAGAGACCTCAAGTCAAGCCGCCTGAAGATATCGTGCGTTCAAATCATTATGATcctgaagaagatgaagagtACTACCGAAAGCAGCTCTCCTACTTTGATCGCAGGAGTTTTGAAAATAAGCCATCTGCGCAGGTTCCTGCCAGCCATCATTCTGAGCCCACTAAACCAATACACTCACAGAATCAGCTGAATTTCACCAATTATTCTAAGTAAGTTTGAGgggatttttggtttttaattggAAAGAGGAGGGCGGCAAATAGGACTAAAATATAAACTCTGCCTCGTCAATGAAATCCCAGGGATTCATGGTATCTAATTGAAATTGTTGGATTTGTGAAGTCACCTTCTCTGTTTAGTTGTAGCTTTAGGTTGAAAACTAATAATGATTGAACTTCTAATTTTGATAAACTAAATGACTAATTTCTGTAGTTTTCAGGACCTTCAACATGTTACTACCTTCAGGTACCATTTACTAACAGAAcataatgaaatatttccttagGCTAACTAACACTGAGTGCTGAAAAGGCTTTCAAAGCAAAGGATTCTGTTTGTTCCGGTTCTGCATGCATTTATTCTGGAGACAGGCTTCTACGCATTCTTCGTGTTTGACATTAGGAAACTGAGTCTTAAGGGAATATTGCTGAGGTCAGAATTTAATCTGTTGATGGAAACATCTGTTTCCTGTATTGTTCTGCTTCCTTGGTTTGGAACATTTTGATACAGAAATTGTGTGAAAGCTCATACACAGATTTAGGTCAGGTAAAGAACTGGTTGTCTTGGTAGAGACTTATGCAAACTTTGTGAATACTCTCCACAGTTTACCTAAATTTGCAAGATTTGTTTTGATTCAAATGATAACAACTAACATTAATGGAAGTAAGCAGAAAGAGGTAAATGGAAACACTACTCAGCTGGTCAGTACTGACTGTAGAAGCTTGCTGCAATGTAATTGCTTGGGGAACGCAAAAGGATTGCTGTCTTGAGAATGCGTTTATATTTAGGACTCTTGTTTCACCAGCTTCCAGTTCGTCCCCTGTTAGTTGCTTgttattaatctttttttccagtgaatttATATGGTAATTAATACTCACTTTGGGAAGCCATGATTTCAGGTGGGCAGTTCTGTAAGAAAGCAGCTACTACCCACCTGGAATAAAGACAGCAGTGAGCATGCAGGATTGACTTCTCTTGTGGGATGAAGGGCTTCGTATAAAATCAGCAGGAATATACAGCAGATCTGCAGTGATCTTTCTGTAGCACTGACTTGAGAGGTAGTAGCACAGGTGCTGTATTAGCTCACTGAGCATCACATTCACGTGGTCACCAAGCAGGCTTTCAAAAGTTGATCGGCCCTTTTGTTAGTTTTACAACAGACTCCTCTAAGCAGTAAGAGTGGTACCATTTAAAATTGTTGCCTgtttcatatatatatgtgtgtacatatatgtatatggtGCTATAAAAACACTTGCTATGGATATACCCTCAGAATGTGATCTGCAATACAAAAACCATTGTTTTCCTGTATATGTTAAGACTGAAGAGGTTAACACAAATGGGACCTTAAGTGAGAGATGATTAGAATATGGGATTTATATTTTGTTCCCTTGTTTTAATGTACTGAATAACTTTGTTTATACAGGTTGTAACAAATGGTTTAGAGTAATCTCATTCTCAGTATTTGCCAGTTTGAGGGCTTGACCACCTCTTAATGCACTGACAAAATCTCGTATTAAATGTAGGAGGTGATCACTGTGCGTATGCATATGGTAAAGGCCCTATTGGAAACGTCACTGTTGAAATTAGTGTCTCTTTGTTTAAACAGTCTTGTCATATGAGAACTGCTAGGACTAACATAAAAAAGTGTGAAGAAATAATATGCTCAAGATAGaatgacttttttctttcattcttctgttgctgtttgctttgctaTCACCTAGATTTCTTGGCTCTTACACTAGCTATGACTACTTGAAAAGGAACATCAAGTGGTAAGACTGTTGTTGATGTGAGGATGTTTTCAGGTGTCCTCTCACTGTTACATTTCATCACAGGCATTATGTGcacttaaaattttaagcaTGCAAATTCTGAAAGCAAGTGCAATATATTGTAGTTCAAAATTGCAggctgatttaaaataaaaaagttccTGAACTGAAATTTTGGAGAACTATTTTCAAAACGTTATTCTTAACTTGTGAATGTTATTTCTAGTTTATCTACGCTATGCACATAAAGCTAGTGAAGCTTAAGCTGATTGCATTTCTAATTAAGATGGCATTGTTCAAATACTAGGTGTATTTAGAAAAGTTGTACTAGAATCCATTTTCCTATTGGCTAATGATGCTTTTCAAAAacaacccacccaccccccaaaaaGTGGATTTGTATTTTTACTTTGAAGACCTGCTCAATTAGAGAATGCTTTCTCATTGAAATTACCCAAATGAAACTGAGAAATTAAGATCTTGGAGGCAATAATGCAAATACACCTGAAATGTCATCTGCCTTTTGTTTGCCATGGTTTGTGTTACTAATCTTCTAAAGATTCAATGTTGTCTTAATCTTTTGTGCTTACCAATAAATGTTTTTATACTTGAGACAGGATGTTAAAGAAAATCGTGGTTTAATGTTTATAGGAAAAGATGGAAATCAGGTGatcatagaagaaaaaaatagcagtgaaTGCAGGAGATCAGAGCCCTGAGGAATCACAACAGTCAAATGTGggtttttctttgatttcaaCAGGGCGAAACCAGCTGATACTGAATCAATGGACAGGCCCGTTGGTGAAAAACGCTATGAGCCAATCCCTCCGGTTACaactcctcctcctgctccttcagtCCAGTATACGCAACCTCAGTCGATTAACAGTCCTGTTCTGTCTCTCCCAGCACATCACAAGCCTGCCCTTTCTGAAGGTGAGCAGTTGGGAAACTAACCTGTCTCAGGCAGGAGCAAGTGTCACTTGTCAGGTGCTTGTGTGGTTGCTTCAGCAAGTCTACACTGGTAACTGTGCTGTTTTCTAATTGAAAGTTAGAATAATTATtactgaaaacagctttttacTATAGTGAGATTGAATTTTGTGAAATGATTTAGTGATCCTGTCTGAGACTGTAACATCCAGGTGTCACTACAACTGTCTGTTTCTTATCTAGTGGTCTCAGCAAAGATGAAGTAAAATTTCCAGTACTTAGGAATATACCTCTCTCTCTTTGGGCCGGAATCCTTTGGGCACTAGTAGTAGCTATAGACAAACAAGTGGTTTTCCCTTTTACACTGAGAGGATTGCGTGGTCCAACTGAATTTTTCAGCTTGCAAGTGTGTAATAGTGTTTTAATACTGGTTTTCTggaggttggttttttttcatggtgtAAATCagtctaacttttttttttggtatgtcATACCGTTGTATCCAAGGTATCGATTTAATAAAATGTAGATAACTTGCTTGAACATACAAAACACAGTAGAAGGACAGTCTAAGAGCTAAACTTGAACCCATATGTATTGCATCTGGTAGGTTAAGAATTGGCTAAAATGTATTCTTATGCCATAGTGAATGTGACTGGAAATCACTGGTTACTGATGAATCTGGTGTTTGTATTTGTGTTGCAGTTAACTCTGTATCTGACCCTCCTCCACCTCAGAATAAGCCAGCAATGTTCAGATCCTCCAGAGAGGACACTGTGCAGTCCACTTACTACCCTCAGAAAAGCTTCCCTGACAAAGGCCCCGTTAATGGAACTGAACAGATTCAGAAAACGGTCACTCCTTCTTATAACCGCTTTACGACAAAACCTTACACCAGTGCTGCAAGGCCCTTTGAGCGCAAGTTTGAAAGCCCGAAATTCAACCATAATCTCTTGCCAAATGAAGCTCAGCATAAACCAGAGTTGCCATCAAAATCTCCAAATTCTCCTCAACCGATTTTGAAAGCACACAGCTCGTCGCAGCCTCCTGAGTTTGATAGTGGAATGGATACCTTTGCTGTACAGGTCGACAAGCCTAAATACCAACCAAATAATGTTAATGCTGTGCCTAAAGCTATTCCCGTAAGgtaagctgctgctttttgtctttctgttagCTCATGTTTAGGAGCGTGTCTGTGAAACTTGTGAAAAATagtgtgggggttttgttttgctatgCTTCCAATTTTGGTTAATGTTACAGTTGAAAGATTGATACTACGAATCTAAAATTCTGCCACACAGCACTGAAGAGCATTTGAATAGATACTTAAAAGTACGTCCTGTGTCCCTGCACTATCTTGCATCCTGTTATTAGAAAGTGGCACAGGTTTTATTTCCTGGTTTTCGTACTATAATTAGAAATCTTCTAGTAGATAGTCATCATTTGTCTTCTCAGTGTCTTTCTAGAAGATGGAATTAATTTCTGAGAATAGTTGTTGTAACAAATTGTGTTCATTCTGTGTGCTTAGAGAGAATCCTCATGGTaaagtgtgttttaaaatatttgtagaaagagtAATTTTAGCAGTCTCGTATAGGTTCTCTTTGCTACGAGATAAAAAAACTGCTTTAAAGCAGCTTGAGCTTGCCTAATGTGCTTTAGGTGTAAGAACAATGTCAGGAACAACAGAGTATTACAATCTTGAGCAATTTACTGActtgtaaatttttttcactAATATTTGCAGAAGTGTTCTGTTACTCTTcgatttaaaaataatgtgtgaACCAGAGTAGAAATCATCCTACTTAAGCACCTGATAAATGTTTTGATTCTGTAGTTCAGTGGACTGCtagaaattttgaaattattggTTCTTTAATTGAAATTCTTTAGAAATTGATCTGAAATCTACTCAAACAAGCTATTTCATAATGTTCTGTGTTGTTCTTTAATTATATGCAGGcatcctgaaaaaaatagtGTGGTGGATTGTTTTTGTTACGGTTTTTTTACAGGCTTTGATTTCAATATATATCTGACTAAAGAGGTTCATTGGGTCTTGAACAAGAATTATTATTCCTTATGGAGTtctaggaggaaaaagaaacttaCAGATGTTAATTACACATAGTTGTACTAAGCTGAATTATGTAGCTGGGGCAAGCTCTTGACAATACAAGATGCAAGTGGTCCAAAATCTTGCTTTAAGTACTCTTTCAACATTTTTAGAGTTTAGGGTGTTTTTGTGAAAATGTTCTCATAGCAGAACTTGAACTATGTTGGTCTTGGCTATTTGGCACCATCAAATGTGGGACGCTTAAGGTTGTCATAAAATCAGTGGTAGCTTCCTCTAAGCTGTGCTTTGCTAAAATGTTAGAGGGAAGTATGCCACTGACATTGAGGAAGGAAATATTGATTAAACTGCTAGGCTTTCTCTCTTACATACAGCCCTTCAGCACTtgaggacgaggaggaagaaGATGGACACACTGTTGTAGCCACAGCAAGAGGCGTATTTAACAGCAACGGTGGCGTATTGAGCTCCATAGAGACTGGAGTTAGTATTATTATACCCCAGGGAGCCATTCCAGAAGGAATAGAGCAAGAAATCTATTTCAAAGTCTGCAGAGACAACAGTATACTTCCACCTTTGGACAAAGAGAAAGGTGAGAGCTGGCACTGTatgcttttctgttatttcataCCGTTCTTGTCTACCAGCAGTAAAATTGAATATGAAAATACTGTAATAGGCTTCAATAtaacatatatttttgtatgaAGATACTGTACATCTCACAAAAAGTATAAGGGAGGTGATACTCTGCTTAATATGGAAAATTGCAAGCAAGATAAAGGCCCTGAATTACAACTTGAGAATATACAACTTGTAGACTTAAGTACTGATTTCAAACACACCTAGTGCACACCCccccaaggaaaacaaacaaacaaacaaaaaaacccgcCCAAATTATTTAGTCATCAAACTTGTTTACCTTTTTCATTTTGAGATTGTGAGATGTTCCACTGAAAATTCACTTGAGTGCTCTGAAAGAAACTATGAGGAATAGTCTTGCCAAGtgtttttctttactgacagatcAAAATGCTCGTGTTTTTCTCTAAAACTAAGTTGTGGGTTAACTCTGCAATGAAATTATGTAATAGTTCGAACTAAAGGGCGATCagtaaggtttttttctttctcttaactACAGGTGAAACACTTCTTAGCCCCTTGGTAATGTGTGGGCCTCATGGACTAAAATTCCTGAAGCCAGTGGAGCTGCGCCTGCCACATTGTGCGTCTATGACCCCTGATGGTTGGTCTTTTGCTCTAAAATCCTCCGACTCCTCGTCGGGTATGCTGTCCTCCCTCTGTCCTTTTGGGGCTTTTGGGTGCTATCGTATAATTTAAGTTAATTCGGCTAAGGGTGTTGCTGTGTAATATTAAGAACTCAATCATTGTATTTGTGTCAAACTCTCCATTTCACTTTCATTACAAATGTCTTACATTTACTCATGGTGCAAATTCATAGCTAAAACCATGATAGTGGAAAAAGAGTATTCTCTCTAGTCTGTTAAATATTACCGTATTTTTCTATTGTCTTCTTTCTTGAGGACTGCTACAGCTGAATACACTTGAAATGGTAGTCGCACTAAAACCGAGAGGAAATGATCATGTACCTCTGATTGGCCTTTGTAACATAACTGGTGTTTGTCTGTTGCTTAATTAACCATATAGGACTCTGGCAAATCTTAACAATCTGCATGCTCATAAATCATGATTTAATGCTTGTTAACTGTTTCCATGTGTGCAAGTTGATGCTAACAGTTGGGTCATTTAAAAAACTATAGCGTTCAG
It contains:
- the TJP1 gene encoding tight junction protein ZO-1 isoform X9, yielding MQRLERLCRWRRRGRGRDRGGDGKMKYQKYLTVLQMAIGVTASNRGSLMPLKRKLWVTPSSENPNGATCSVSQGKPSLRRIKGRIHRSKSLDSIDFCEFTSTTMEETAIWEQHTVTLHRAPGFGFGIAISGGRDNPHFQSGETSIVISDVLKGGPAEGLLQENDRVAMVNGVSMDNVEHAFAVQQLRKSGKNAKITIRRMKKIQIPVARPEPEPVSENEDDSYDEEIRDPRSSRGGPSANRRHEKSWVRDRSASRERSLSPRSDRRSVTSSQPAKPTKVTLVKSRKNEEYGLRLASHIFVKEISQDSLAARDGNIQEGDVVLKINGTVTENMSLADAKTLIERSKGKLKMVVQRDERATLLNVPDLSDSIHSANASERDDISEIQSLASDHSNRSHDRPRRSRSRSPDQRSEPSDHSRHSPQQPSNGSLRSREDERTTKPGAVSTPVKNADDISKTVEEVAVERTEKQTPPLPEPKPVYAQGGQPDVDLPVSPSDGPLPNSTHEDGMLRPSMKLVKFRKGDSVGLRLAGGNDVGIFVAGVLEDSPAAKEGLEEGDQILRVNNVDFTNIIREEAVLFLLDLPKGEEVTILAQKKKDVYRRIVESDVGDSFYIRTHFEYEKESPYGLSFNKGEVFRVVDTLYNGKLGSWLAIRIGKNHKEVERGIIPNKNRAEQLASVQYTLPKTAGGDRADFWRFRGLRSSKRNLRKSREDLSAQPVQTKFPAYERVVLREAGFLRPVTIFGPIADVAREKLAREEPDIFQIAKSEPRDAGTDQRSSGIIRLHTIKQIIDRDKHALLDVTPNAVDRLNYAQWYPIVVFLNPDSKQGVKTMRMRLCPESRKSARKLYERAHKLRKNNHHLFTTTINLNSMNDGWYGALKEAIQQQQNQLVWVSEGKADGATSDDLDLHDDRLSYLSAPGSEYSMYSTDSRHTSDYEDTDTEGGAYTDQELDETLNDEVGTPPESAITRSSEPVREDSSGMHHETQTYPTYASQAQPQPNLRIDSSGFKTTTSQPKAEASPAVPYLSPSPESNPATSSASAVNANVNLTNVRLEEPTAAPYNSYQPQAGPLRTSSTEGAHMVLRDREPSPLSPHIDPAKVFRKDPYINEEASRQTYVLKQGAINHPVQRQERDPNLIYESQAQYAEKQPSRDYEQSAYRYDSTNYVDQFSRGYDPRLHYDDRVPPYEEHWAYYDEKQPYNQTRTAYENQPPRDLDSRQNIEESTERSYYPAQPRFEEPPPMSYDSRPRYEHAPKNFSLPQVRYEDQHTVGYDAHGRYKQETQPYQSAISRSPEPKQYFDPHIRGYEQGPPQAYNAKPGQYEPSHSTSSVSLPPPPSSQTKPEVLPSNSKPLPTPPSLAEEEEDPAMKPQSVRSRVKIFERRRSPSLEKIKDPSDTPSVKPPELAPKPVLTSVGGPKPTSQSQYEHDKTSYRAPEPQRPQVKPPEDIVRSNHYDPEEDEEYYRKQLSYFDRRSFENKPSAQVPASHHSEPTKPIHSQNQLNFTNYSKAKPADTESMDRPVGEKRYEPIPPVTTPPPAPSVQYTQPQSINSPVLSLPAHHKPALSEVNSVSDPPPPQNKPAMFRSSREDTVQSTYYPQKSFPDKGPVNGTEQIQKTVTPSYNRFTTKPYTSAARPFERKFESPKFNHNLLPNEAQHKPELPSKSPNSPQPILKAHSSSQPPEFDSGMDTFAVQVDKPKYQPNNVNAVPKAIPVSPSALEDEEEEDGHTVVATARGVFNSNGGVLSSIETGVSIIIPQGAIPEGIEQEIYFKVCRDNSILPPLDKEKGETLLSPLVMCGPHGLKFLKPVELRLPHCDPKTWQNKSLPGDPNYLVGANCVSVLIDHF